The following is a genomic window from Clostridium sp..
TGGTGCATTTAAATCTTCGGATAACTTATCCTCCCAGGTGCTTCCTAAAATGAGAGTTTTTCTAGGAATATTTACATCATTTCTTATTGCTTTTTCTATAATTCCTCCATCATTTTCAAAAAATACCTTTTCTTTATATTCCTTATGAATATCTTCAAATATTTTATTAATGTTATTTTTATGTTTTTCCTGAATATTATCTATTAAAAAAGCACCCTTGGGAACATACCCCAATTCATTGATCAGAAAGTTGCTGGTACCTATTGCATAAGCAGAATCAGCAATAGTATACAACTCAAATGGTAATCCGGCTCTTCCTTCAGCTATAAAATCACCAATATCTAAAAAATATTTATAAAATGAAAATTCCTCTTCCTTTATTACTTGTTCAACCCTATCTTTATCAAGGTTTGCAAACTCTCCCACAGTTCTTAAAAATTTGCTGGTTGCAGCCGCTCCAACAGGTAATTCTTGATAATGAAGAAATTTAGTTCCGAATTTTCTTTCAAGGAGTTCCGCAGCCTTTAATCCAACCCATGGGTTTAACACTAAATTAAATTCTGCATTGGGGATATCTTTCCATTCTTCAACACCTTTACTTTCATAACCAAAAAGTATATTTACTTCTAAGCCTATGGCAGTTAAAATTCTTTTTATTTCCTTTAAATCGCCTCTCCAGAATGGATTTTGATTTGGAACAACTGAAAATACATTTACCAATCCCTTTCTAACGTTTGGCTCGGCATCACCTATATATTGTTCAATTATACTTTTTATAACAAGCTCATGACCTACGTAGTTACTTCCTTTAAAACCCGCTGTTTCTGCATTAATGATCGGTTTGCCCTGCTTTTGGTATTTATTGACTATGGACGTAACATCATCTCCAACTATATCTGCAGTACATCCTGTCAGAACTACAAATAAATTACCCTTAAGTACCTTTAATGCACCATCAATTGTTTGATCAAGTTTCTTTTCTCCACCAAAAACTATATCCTTTTCCGATGAATTTGTACAAGGTATGTGGGTTCCTCCGACATCACTTTCCCCTTGATATCCTGCTGATGTTGTTAAAGCCAATGAAACCTTGTTGCTGCAGCCAGGTCCACAGTGTAGAACCGGTACAGCTCCTCTTATTGCCAGAACTGTATGCTGTGCTCCTATTGCACAAGTGTATCTTGGCTGTTCAATTACGTTACTCAAGTCTTTTCCCTCCTTTTGTAAATATAAATGGGTTTTGATTTAACCACCAGTCCGTATATGGTGACTCAAAATGTTTAGCTAATGTTTCAACATATTTTCGTGTCCTTATTGACTCATAAATTTTTTCGCCTAAGGCAATTACTCCATCATAACCTATTATCATGTTTGGATCAGCTAAATGAAAAGCTGGAATACCTAATTTATTGATTACTACTGCAATACCTGGATGCCTTGCAAGTACAAAATCAGGTTTGAATTTCTTTAATATATTTGTAAATTGATAAGGCTGTTTATTAGTTACACAATAATTTTGAATATTTCCAATATGCTTTAACATGTTTCCTACTGTATTAATTTCCTGATAATCATTATCATAAGCTTGATCATGATGGAAAGCTACCGTTCCTATTACTTCAAGTCCTAAGGAATTAGCAACACTTACGTAGCTTTGAACAATGGCGTCCCCAGCCATAATATATATTTTTTTCCCTTTTAATTTTGATCTGAGATTCTCCAATTTTGGCTTGATTTTAGCATGTTCTTCCTTTATTACTTCCTCAACTCTTTCAACTTTATTTGTCAATCTCCCTAGTTCTCTTAACCATTCATCAGTCCATTTTATACCTGTTGGAGCTGGTGCTTTAATCTCAGGTACATCAAATTCACTTTCTAAAGCTGCTGCCACATATGAAGCAAGAGTTTCGCATATGTTTGCCGTTGCCACTGCATCTGATATATTCTCAATTTCTTCAATGGTTGAAAATGGGAATATATATCTTGGTTTTAAATCAAGCTTTCTTAGTAAATCATCAAATACATGAGCTCCCTGAAAATTAATGATATTTATATAATTGGTCTTCTTACTGGACTTCTTCACTATTTTTCTCAATATTGCATGCCCGGATGCATCAAAACCAGTTGTCCAAACTTTAGATTTAAATCCTTCACAATAAACAGGTACAACATTAATACCCGTTTCTTTGCTTAAGGTATCTGTTAAACTTTCTAAATCTTCTCCGATAATTCCTGAAGCACAGGAGGCAGTTATAAATACTACCTTCGGATTAAATCTTTCTTTTGCAAGCAGCACAGCTTCTTTTAATTTAGCTGCTCCACCATATATAGTGTCCTTTTCTTCAAGATTTGTACTTATAGCTTTAAAATTTCCAATATCTATTCCTCTCAAAGCGGCCCCTCTTCTAATATTATTTTGTGCCGTAGCAAAATCTGATGCACAGCCGATTGGTGCATGATTTATAACTACAGAGCCAATAATATTTGATACAATTCCAAAAGCACAGGAGGATGAACAAGCTCCACACTGGCTGAAGCTTCTTTCCTGCGGTTTTATACTACGATTTAAAGATTTTTCATAAATATCCTGTGCAGAGCCATTATAAGATATAATCGCCCCTAATCGCTTATCTCTTATTTTTAGTTCTGCTAATTTTAGGTTTATTGCCATTTAAATCACCTCTTTATTTTTTTGATTAAATATATTTAATCCTTTATATGCAAAAAAGGAGCACAAAATTCAATAAAGAATATTTGTCCTCCGGTTTTCCAGTTAGAAAATAGCTATTTTTATATTTTTAAGTGATATAACTATGCAGTGAGCTGCTAATTTATATCCATATTTGCATATATAATTCATGTAATTTTAAGTATATAGAATTATTTATCTATTGTCAATAATTTTGAATTTAGATTATATCATATTTAATACAATTTTTATATTGTTAATTTTATCTTTATACTATCTTCATTAAAAATCGGTTATAATAAAATACGAAGTAGGTAATCCATTTTTTACCTATGACCAATCATATGAAGTTATTAGGGGGTTGATGCATGAAAGTTGTTCCTAAACATACAAATACCAGGGACTTTTGTCCTGATGATAGAAAGTTCAAATACAAAGGAGAAAAAAATATTATATTTTTATTAACTGCTAAGGCATCTGTTGCATTTCTGAATGATCGTTGTACTTTGAGACAGGGACTTGAAAAAATGAGATGCCATGGATATACGGCACTGCCTGTAATTGCTGAAGACGGAACTTATGTTGGAACGGTGAGTGAAGGAGATTTTTTATGGCATATGATGGACAGCAATATGTATTCTATGAAATCACAGGAGGAATATTTGATTTCCGATATACTTCGAAAAGGCTGGAATCCTGCGGTAAAAATTGATGCAACCATGGATGAGCTTCTCCTGCGCATTATGGACCAGAATTTTGTCCCGGTGATTGATGACCGGGAAAAGTTCATAGGGATTATAACACGAAAAGATGTAATAAAGTATTATTATGAATTTGTTGAAAACAAATGTGAATAAAAATAGACAATATTAAAGAGGACAAATAAAACTTCATGGTTAAAGTTTTATTTGTCCTCTTTTTATGATTTTATGTAATTAAATTTAACAGTTTAGTTAATTCTAATAAAAGTGTAAGTATAAGATTGAGTATGAGTCTTTATAGAATCTTTATATTTTTTTTATGGAATTATTATACAAGAGATTGTAATCTTTATACTGATTTTATGTTTTAGATGATAATATTGTATTCATAAATTGAAGGAGGGATGGAATGTGCTGGATATTTTATTTATTGCTGTGATTTTGGCAGGATTTTTATCATTGAAGTATTTCACAAGCTGGTGTGAAAAGCAGATCAGCAAAAAATAATTGTTAGGAGGCTTTTTTATGATTTTATTGGGCATTGTTATTATTTTATTGTTTGGATATTTGTGTTATGCATTATTCAATCCTGAAAAATTTTGATTAAAGGAGGTTGTCGGTAATTATGGGAATACTGGAAATTGTAATTATACTTGCTATTTTTGTATTGTTGTGTATTCCAGCAGGGAAATACGTCTATAAAGTAGCGGAACACAAGAAAACTTTTTTGGACCCTGTGTTTGATAAGGTAGATAATTTTATTTACAGGGTTTCAGGAATAACAAAGGAGGATATGACCTGGAAGCAGTATATAACTGCCCTTTTGATTTGTAATGTGGTTCCGGCTGTGATAGCCTATATAATTCTAAGGCTGCAGTTTGTTAATGTATTGAATCCAAATAATATAGAGAGTATGGAACAGGGACTATCCTTCAACACTGTAATAAGCTTTATAACAAACACAAATCTTCAGGACTACAGTGGTGAATGGGGACTTTCCTATTTCAGCCAGATGATTGTTATTACCTTTTTTATGTTTATCTCTGCAGCTACAGGGTTTTCTGCAGCGATAGCATTTATACGCGGGCTTGCAGGAAAGAAAAAGACACTTGGAAATTTTTATGTGGATTATGTGAGAATTATAACAAGAATACTTCTCCCATTATGTGTTATAGTAGCTATATTCTATATTCAGCAGGGAGTTCCTCAGACATTGTCATCTAATAAAACTGTGACTACTATAGAGGGCAAACTGCAGGATATTCCACTGGGACCTGTAGCCAGCCTGGAATCCATAAAATTGATTGGAACCAATGGAGGAGGATTTTTTGGAGGCAATTCGGCTCATCCTTTCGAGAATCCAACACCTCTTACCAATATTGTGCAGATGCTTTCAATGCTGCTTTTGCCTGGAGCAATTGTGGTATGTTTTGGACACATGATCAAGAGAAAAAAACAGGCTGTTGCTATATTTACAGCCATGGGAATACTGTTTATTATTGGTATAGCAGTTTGCTATGCATCTGAAAAAGCAGGCAATCCAATTCTTTCACAGATTGGACTCAATCAAATTATGGGAAATATGGAAGGCAAGGAGGTAAGATTCGGTATACCAATGTCGTCACTTTTTACTACAGTTACCACGGCGGCTACAAGTGGAGCTGTAGACAACATGCATGACTCCCTTACACCAATAGGTGGATTGGTAGCACTTGTAAACATGATGTTGAATGTAGTGTTTGGGGGAAAAGGTGTTGGCTTCATGAATATGATAATGTATGCCATACTCACTGTTTTCCTATGCGGGCTCATGGTAGGAAGGACACCGGAATATCTGTCCAAGAAGATTGAAGGCAGGGAGATTAAATTGATTGCACTTGCCATAATCATACATCCATTTTTGATACTCATGTTTTCAGCACTTGCACTGATAGTTCCCCAGGGGGTTGCGGGTATATCAAACCCCGGCTTTCACGGACTTACTCAGATAGTATACCAGTTTGCAAGCTCTGCGGCAAATAATGGTTCCGGATTTGAGGGGCTTACGGATAATACAATGTTCTGGAACACCACGGCAGGTGTAGTAATGCTGTTTGGAAGATATCTTTCAATGATAATTTTGCTTTCAGTAGCAGCATCATTGGCTTCAAAGAGAGCGGTTCCTGTGAGTGAAGGAACATTTAAAACAGATAATACAGTATTTACTTTCACATTGATATTTATTGTTTTGATAATTGGCGCCCTTACATTTTTTCCTGCATTGTCTCTGGGACCTATTGCAGAACAACTTATATTGTAAATGTCAAAAGGAGTGACGTTATTATGAAAAATGATAGATCCAGGCTTATTACAAAAGATATATTGAAAGATGCCATTGTTGAGTCTTTTAAAAAGCTGAACCCCAGGTATATGTTTAAAAATCCGGTCATGTTTGTAGTGGAGATTGGCTTCTTTATATCCCTGATAAGTACCATTTTTCCAAATATATTTGGTGACAGGGGAAGCAATCTGAGAACTTATGACTTCATAGTGTCTGTAATTTTATTTATAACCATTTTGTTTGCGAATTTTGCTGAAGCAATAGCTGAAGGGAGAGGAAGAGCACAGGCGGAAACCTTGAAAAAAACCCGAAAGGATACCAAGGCAAAGCTTTTGGACTCTAATGGAAATGTAAAAGTGATAAGTGCAGGAGAACTTAAAAAAGATGATATTGTTCTAGTGGAAAACGGGGATATAATTCCAAACGACGGTGAAGTTGTAGAAGGCATAGCTTCTGTTGATGAGTCTGCAATCACAGGTGAGTCGGCTCCTGTTGTAAAAGAATCCGGAGGAGATTTTGCCTCGGTAACAGGAGGTACTAAAGTTGTAAGTGACTGGTTGAAAATAAGGATAACCGCAGTTCCGGGAAAATCCTTTCTGGATAAAATGATAAGTCTTGTTGAAGGAGCTTCAAGGCAGAAAACCCCGAATGAAATTGCACTTAATACTGTGCTTGTAAGTCTTACACTTATTTTTCTCATAGTGCTTGTGGCTCTTTATCCAATGGCTTCTTATACAGGAGTCAGTATCTCAATATCCACACTTGTGGCACTGCTTGTTTGTCTTATACCTACCACAATAGGAGCACTTTTGTCTGCTATTGGAATAGCAGGCATGGACAGAGTTACAAGATTCAATGTAATAGCAATGTCCGGGAAAGCAGTTGAATCCTGCGGTGATGTGGATACAATGATACTTGACAAGACAGGAACTATAACTTTTGGAAACAGGCTGGCCGCTGAATTTATTCCTGTTGAAGGTGCAGATAAGAGAGAGCTTATAGATTATTCTGTCATATGTTCTCTTAAAGATGATACGCCTGAGGGAAAATCCACAGTGGAGCTTGGTTATAAATTGGGTTCCAAAGTAGAAAAAACTGAATATGATGATGTGGATTTCGAGGAATTTACGGCCCAGACCAGAATGAGCGGAGTGGATCTGAAGGAGGGTACTTCCATAAGAAAAGGTGCCTATGATGCTATAGGTAATAGAGTAAAAAAATTAAAAGGAAATATTCCTGATGACCTTGAGAAAATAGTCAATAAAGTAGCAAGCCTGGGAGGTACACCCCTTGTCCTGTGTGTGAATGATAGAATATACGGTGTGATTTACCTAAAGGATACGGTTAAACCGGGGCTTGTTGAGAGATTTCAACGACTGCGTGAAATTGGGATCAAGACAATAATGTGTACAGGAGATAATCCACTTACGGCGGCAACAATTGCAAAGGAAGCGGGAGTAGATGGATTTATTGCGGAATGTAAACCGGAGGATAAAATAGTAGAAATAAAAAAAGAACAGTCTGAAGGACGACTTGTAGCCATGACAGGAGATGGAACAAATGATGCACCGGCATTGGCTCAGGCTGATGTGGGGCTGGCAATGAACAGTGGAACTACTGCTGCAAAGGAAGCTGCAAATATGGTGGATTTGGATTCAGATCCAACAAAAATACTTGAAGTAGTTGAAATAGGGAAACAGCTGTTGATAACAAGGGGAGCATTGACTACCTTCAGTATTGCCAATGATGTAGCCAAGTATTTTGCCATAATACCTGCCATATTTATGGCTGTCATACCAGAAATGCAGGTTATAAATGTAATGAGACTGTCAACACCTTATAGTGCCATACTATCAGCCTTGATATTCAATGCAATAATAATACCTATGCTGATACCTATTGCCATGAGAGGTGTAAAATACAGGCCAATGAAATCAGAAACAATGCTTTTAAGGAACATGTTTGTTTTCGGACTTGGAGGGATAATTGTACCATTTATAGGAATAAAAATTATCGACATGATTATAACTCCTCTGGTCAGAATTCTCAATCTTGGTTAAACATTTATGAAAGGATGGTTTAAAAATGAAGAATTTTCAAAAGGCCCTTCGGGTAACCATTGTACTGATGATAATTTGTGGGATTATATATCCTCTTTTTATAACGGCAGTAGGCCAGGTTTTTTTCAGTAAACAGGCTAATGGCAGTATTGTAACTGCAGGTGGCAAAGAGGTAGGCTCCGAACTCCTAGGACAGAATTTCACCGATCCCAGATTTTTTAGAGGAAGGGTTTCATCTGTAAATTACAATACTTATACAGAAGAAGATACAAAACCTGATAAAACCGGAAAAGCGGCATATTCAGGTGTATCCTCCGGATCTCAAAACCTTGCACCTTCCAACAAGGCATTGCAGGACAGAGTTAAAAAGGACATGGAGGATTTCATGAAATCTCATCCTGGAGTCAAAAAAGAAGATATACCTGCAGATCTTCTTACAAGTTCAGGTTCCGGGCTTGATCCTGATATAAGTCCTCAAGCTGCTGAAATACAGATACCTGCGGTATCAACAGCAACTGGCATAGATAAGAACAGACTGCGACAAATAGTCAAAAAATATACAGCAGTTGGTCTGGGTGACCCGAGAGTAAATGTGCTCAGAGTAAATCTTGAAATATACTCGATTTTAAATAAATCCTTAGTGATATAATTAAATGTACGGACAATAGGTAATTTTCAGATAGGAGTTGTTTGCAATGAACGGTTATACGGGCCCGAATCCCGAATATCTTTTAAAGGAAGTTCAAAAAGACAAAAGTGAAAACAACAGGGGAAAATTGAAGATATTTTTTGGCTATGCTGCAGGGGTTGGAAAAACCTATTCAATGTTGAGGGAAGCGCGGGAAGTAAAGCAGCTCAAAAAAGACGTGGTAATAGGATATATAGAACCTCATGGACGGAAAGAAACCATGGAGCTGACAAGAGGCTTTGAAAGTATAGCTCCCAGAGTAATACACTACAGAGGCATGATTCTGAATGAACTTGATTTGGATGGAGCAATTTTTAGAAAGCCCGATATAATACTTGTTGATGAGCTGGCGCATACCAATGCAAGAGGTAAAAGAAACAGAAAAAGGTGGCAGGATGTATATGAGCTTCTTGATGCTGGAATTGATGTATATACCACGCTTAATGTCCAGCATATTGAAAGTCTGAATGATATAGTAGAGAGTATAACCCATGTGACTGTCAGGGAAACTATTCCCGACAAGGTATTTGAAGATGCAGATAAAGTGGAAATAATAGACATAGAGCCGGATGAACTTTTAAAGCGGTTCAGTGATGGAAAAATATACAGCAGAGAACAGGTAAGGAGGGCCTTTACCAATTTCTTTACAAAAAATAATTTGTATGCCTTGAGGGAAATTGCACTGAGAAAGACTGCAGACAGGGTAAATTATGAGGTGGAGGTTGACAGACTTTCCAGAGGACAGATTACTGTAATACCAACTTCGGATCAGATAATGGCATGTATAAGTTCTTCTCCATCCTCTGCAAGGGTAATACGTACGGCGGCAAGAATGGCCGAGGTTTATCATTCGAAATGGATAGTACTCTATGTAAAAACTACTAAAAATCAGAAAATGGAAAAGGATGATATAAAAAGATTGAACTCCTATTTCAGTTTGACAGAGCAGTTGGGAGGAGAAATAGCTACCGTATATGGAGACGATGACATATCCAATCAGATAATAGAATATGCGAAATTCAGGAACATAACAAAGATAATAATAGGAAAGAACAATAAAAAAACCAGCAGGGTATTTCATTTCTATGCCAAGGATGTGGTTGATAAACTCATGGATTCCAATTCCTATATTGATGTTTATGTCATACCAAATTCATTGTATGAGGAAAAAAAGAAAAAAATGCCACGAAAAATAGGCCTTGATTTTAAGTTATCTCCAAAAGAAACTCTGGAGACTGTTGGAATTACATTAGCCACTACTTTTCTTGCTCTATTCTGTGAATACATTGGATTTTCCGAATCCAATGTATTCATGATTTTAATTTTGGGTGTTATAATTGTATACATAAGAACCAAAGGATATTTTATGGGAATAATGTCTTCAATAATAGGAGTAGCACTGTTTAATTATCTCTTTATTGAACCGAAGTATTCCTTTCAATTTTATGACAAAAACTATTTGATAACTTTTGCCATCATGCTTATTGTGGCATTTATTATTGGAAAGCTTACCAACAGGATTCAAAAAAATGCCTCTGATTCAGCTGTCAGGGAGAAGAGAACACAGACCCTTTATAGAATCAGCAGCAAGCTTCTAAGTGCAGTGGGAAATTCTGATGTGGTATCCGTAGGAATAAAGTATATTTCAAGGCTTATTGGTAGAACTGTTGTATGCTATCTATCGGAAAATGGTAAACTTTCTACTCCTTTTGTATACAATGATGATAATGGAAGATCCAGGTTTTCTTTTTCAGACAAAAATGAAAATGCAGCGGCCTATTGGAGTTTTTTGAAGGGAAAGGAAGCCGGGGCAGGAACGGATACATTTTATGGAGCACAGGGGTATTATATGCCGATAAAAGTCAGCAGAAAGATATTGGGGGTAATAGGAGTGTCCTGCTCTGAGAGATTTCTTGAGCCAGACCAAAAATTCATGCTTGAAACTGTTGCAAGCCAGATAGCCATTGCACTTGACAGGGAAGCGCTTGTAAGTCAGCAGGAAGCTTCAAAAGTGGCTATTGACAGGGAAAGACTGAGAAGCAGTTTGCTGAGGTCTATTTCCCATGATTTGAGAAGCCCGCTGGCAGGAATTAAAGGTACTATAAGTACGATTCTGGAGGATGGAAGCTCAATACCAGAGGAAGCCAAGCAGACTCTTTTAAGGGGTGTTTATGATGATACTGAATGGCTTATAAGGCTTGTGGAAAATCTGTTAAGCATGACTAAATTTGATGATGGCAGTGTGAAAATCGATAAAAATATGGAACTGGTGGAGGAAGTACTGGCGGAAGCAACACAGAGAAGTTCCAAGTACTTCAAGGATCATGAAATAAAAATAAGTGTTCCGGAAAAGATGATAATGGCTCCTATGGACGGTAATCTGATTGAGCAGGTGCTCATAAACTTGATAGACAATGCTGCAAAATTTTCTCCAAAAGGAACTCTTATAGAGGTTAAAGCTTATGAAAAGAATAATGATGTATTCTTTGAAGTTATTGACAATGGCACAGGTATAGATGATAAAATACTGCCACACATATTCGACAGGTTCTTTACAGACGGAAGTAAAATATCCGATTCCAGAAGAGGGGTTGGTTTGGGCCTTGCAATATGTAAATCCATTGTGGAAATCCACGGTGGAAAAATAATGGCCTTTAATAAAAAAAATGGCGGTTCTATTTTTAGATTTAATATTCCCGGCAGGAAAATAATAGACTAAAGGAAGGTGGAAACAAAAGTGAATATCAAACCATATATTCTGGTTGTTGAAGATGATAAAATAATAAGAAAATTTATAACTACGGCACTGTCAGCTCAAAATTATAAGTACATTGAAACGGATATGGGCAATGAAGCTGTGGCACTTTCCATGTCCAACAATCCGGATCTTATAATACTTGATCTCGGCCTTCCGGATATTGATGGAATAGAAGTAATATCTAAAATAAGAGAATGGTCGAAGGTTCCTATTATAATTGTTTCTGCAAGGGAAAATGAGAGACAAAAGGTTGAGGCACTGGACAAAGGGGCAGATGATTATCTGACAAAACCCTTTGGAATAGGAGAACTTCTTGCCAGAATACGTGTATCATTGAGACACAGTGGAATCAATAGTGCCCGGGAAAAAAACATGAAAGAGTTTAGCGTTAAGGATCTGTTTATTGATTTTGAAAAAAGAAAAGTAGTTGTATCGGGGAAAAGTATACATTTAACTCCTATAGAATATAGAATACTTGAACTTTTATGCAGGTATTCAGGCAAAGTTCTGACACATAATTTTATTATAAATGAAATTTGGGGTTCTGCAGTTGGAAATGAAACACAATCCCTCAGGGTGTTTATGGCAAATTTGAGGCGAAAGCTGGAGAAAGATCCTACAAGGCCTGAATACATATATACGGAAGTAGGGGTTGGTTATAGACTTGTTGATGAATAGAATTTGGAGGTGTATTTTATTTTCGCTAAACCCCATTAAAAACATTAATTATTTCGTATAATAATTAATATGAGGTGATTTCATGCCGGATATTAATCACTTGATTCATAAAAATAGAAATGAATTTATTGATGAGAATAGAAATTTTATATACAAATGCACTTATTCTATTTCAAAAAGATATCTCCAGTGGGAAAATGATGATGAACTTAGTATTGCATTGATTGCGTTCAACAAGGCATGTGATACTTACACTGAGATCAAGGGAAATTTTTATACATATGCAAAGGTAATAATTAGAAATGCATTAATTGATTATTTTAGAAAGAATGGAAAATTCCCTCTGCTTTCTTTTGATAATGATGGATATGGCATGGAAAAATTGGAAAATAGCAATGCCATAGCTAATTTTGAACTGCAATTGGAAAATAAAAATAGGGCTGAAGAGATTATCGAGTTAAATAAAGAACTTTTAAAATATAAAATTGATTTCAATAGCCTGGTAAATAATAGCCCAAAACACAAGGATACTAGAGGTAATGCTCTAAAGCTTGTTTTAAAAATATATAATGATAGTGAAATCAGGAGTTTCATAGTAAGCAGTCGAAAGCTCCCCATTAAAAAAATATGTATGTATACCGGATTCAGCAAAAAATTTGTTGATAAGTGGAGAAAATATATTATTGCTTTATTTGTAATATTCAGTAATAAAAATTTTCCTTACATAAGGTCCTATTTAAATATAAAAGCAGGTGAAAACAATGAATAAAAGAGAAGGAATAGTAATTAGCATAAGTGAAAAATATGCTAATTTACTTACTCCCTATGGTGAATTTATAAAGGTAAATTGTGCTGGTAAAAAGCCAAATATAGGCGAAGAATTTATAGGGAATGAAGTTAAAGCAGGTTTTTTTTATTCTAATACCAGAAAAATAGTGACT
Proteins encoded in this region:
- a CDS encoding sensor histidine kinase — translated: MNGYTGPNPEYLLKEVQKDKSENNRGKLKIFFGYAAGVGKTYSMLREAREVKQLKKDVVIGYIEPHGRKETMELTRGFESIAPRVIHYRGMILNELDLDGAIFRKPDIILVDELAHTNARGKRNRKRWQDVYELLDAGIDVYTTLNVQHIESLNDIVESITHVTVRETIPDKVFEDADKVEIIDIEPDELLKRFSDGKIYSREQVRRAFTNFFTKNNLYALREIALRKTADRVNYEVEVDRLSRGQITVIPTSDQIMACISSSPSSARVIRTAARMAEVYHSKWIVLYVKTTKNQKMEKDDIKRLNSYFSLTEQLGGEIATVYGDDDISNQIIEYAKFRNITKIIIGKNNKKTSRVFHFYAKDVVDKLMDSNSYIDVYVIPNSLYEEKKKKMPRKIGLDFKLSPKETLETVGITLATTFLALFCEYIGFSESNVFMILILGVIIVYIRTKGYFMGIMSSIIGVALFNYLFIEPKYSFQFYDKNYLITFAIMLIVAFIIGKLTNRIQKNASDSAVREKRTQTLYRISSKLLSAVGNSDVVSVGIKYISRLIGRTVVCYLSENGKLSTPFVYNDDNGRSRFSFSDKNENAAAYWSFLKGKEAGAGTDTFYGAQGYYMPIKVSRKILGVIGVSCSERFLEPDQKFMLETVASQIAIALDREALVSQQEASKVAIDRERLRSSLLRSISHDLRSPLAGIKGTISTILEDGSSIPEEAKQTLLRGVYDDTEWLIRLVENLLSMTKFDDGSVKIDKNMELVEEVLAEATQRSSKYFKDHEIKISVPEKMIMAPMDGNLIEQVLINLIDNAAKFSPKGTLIEVKAYEKNNDVFFEVIDNGTGIDDKILPHIFDRFFTDGSKISDSRRGVGLGLAICKSIVEIHGGKIMAFNKKNGGSIFRFNIPGRKIID
- a CDS encoding response regulator — translated: MNIKPYILVVEDDKIIRKFITTALSAQNYKYIETDMGNEAVALSMSNNPDLIILDLGLPDIDGIEVISKIREWSKVPIIIVSARENERQKVEALDKGADDYLTKPFGIGELLARIRVSLRHSGINSAREKNMKEFSVKDLFIDFEKRKVVVSGKSIHLTPIEYRILELLCRYSGKVLTHNFIINEIWGSAVGNETQSLRVFMANLRRKLEKDPTRPEYIYTEVGVGYRLVDE
- a CDS encoding sigma factor; translated protein: MPDINHLIHKNRNEFIDENRNFIYKCTYSISKRYLQWENDDELSIALIAFNKACDTYTEIKGNFYTYAKVIIRNALIDYFRKNGKFPLLSFDNDGYGMEKLENSNAIANFELQLENKNRAEEIIELNKELLKYKIDFNSLVNNSPKHKDTRGNALKLVLKIYNDSEIRSFIVSSRKLPIKKICMYTGFSKKFVDKWRKYIIALFVIFSNKNFPYIRSYLNIKAGENNE